The Pirellulimonas nuda genome includes a region encoding these proteins:
- a CDS encoding Ig-like domain-containing protein produces the protein MDQKLEAGRSRRLRHEPLEDRRMLAILIGGGLAGGGDDLESLNGVAPPSGQTIGSDEFVTITNFRVNDADPIDTFRYTAPATGKLIFGANTGSALANLAVAALDSAGNSLTGGLLAPGNTVTFPVVAGRQYFFQAMDILPANGEGSQYGLTIQTVAAPVPASVTLSPASDTGASNSDGVTSLTTPTFFIQDDLATFLANSGSNANVGPIDPAVGAAGYDVQLVATNLATGVQALVNAARVPGSAVWTATTPALTPGTYLVAAQTLVTDTFVAAPGRITATGQLSTPIFVTILPVPNAGVGTIDLLASSDTGVFNNDNVTSTPTPAFTGVGPANDRVRVFAQATNAAGAAVGAPLLVATGVVGSDNTDGTPGDGQGQWQLTTIPIANGLWLFTADFEDAAGTLSAMTPVPGLGVEIDTVAPGLPLLDLTVASDTGRSNTDNITNVTTPVVTLTTFDPPIPATSRLFTDNLRYLVYDRVGTAAEVLLYDSSLDPAVEPTTAPGDIFTSLNFVTTTLPVLAAGDHNLRLEVVDRAGNISQSFLLPTTIDTAAPPISFGLVNTPALPTTLTDGLFDGSDTGVPTNGASYSDRITSDTTPTLWGQAEANAIVSVWLDANGDGIIQTTGATRDIFLGQTTALPLDGNLANPVGYWQVSSAIDLNDLTTINSTGGAFVRDGARPLLVTAQDVAGNPVPAGATGAIGVPAFVAGTTIDALTIFLDTQGPQITAVSANMLPALQGGYDLFDPKPSVNGPTPLVNSITIDFADLPPRVDNAGTANDFLSPALDAAIAATIGNYTVVGDHVGPVVITAAAVNQAIKVSGTVTAPAGNTTTFTAAGFVGAAAANRPAVGDFIVFNNGANTIATRLISNYNVATGAITVDNPYGAAPAIGDGFSIITAASMLHAASIRIFNPPGPLSAVRTAAGANTTTSFGVFASQPGGGSIQVPQVGDYVRFNTGANAGQIRRVTNNPGFDATMTVATAFPFVPNIGDSFTVIAGNLAANINTASVTLTFASALPDDRFTITVSDNLTDSGGNKLDGESNAAQPTDNPVLPSGDGVPGGAFVGRFTIDSRPEIGSYVSQNIAIDINGNGVWDPAAPLGGDASNVDLSFTMDAYISATTPLPGNQSPHELLVAGKFTPLAGVTPGTGLFDQLATYGQYNGQWLWLIDLDSDGAVYDDYNPVTLTSTAANVDPDGADDLIVNQGLFPGFSATARAGALPVAGNFDGNLANGDEIGLYYQGAWFVDTTHNYVLDTVFSTGLLGAPIVGDFDGDGLDDLAVFNSNVFSFNFRNDGFADATDATLIWGLPGVLDQPVAADMNGDGVDDIGLWVPRNSAATAPRVTEWYFLVSTTGAPGAGSLAALNHPFSPPPFGTDLYYEFGDDRALPIVGNFDPPIAAGAVQQQFAEMPGDYDGSGLVDEADRLMWRQYFGTTNPQADGNGDGVVDLSDYTVWRDHLGMSAPLLAGPASAVSAAFEVPGMVADLAAGPGVAGSGVAAPSLAEASTPTPLFWVTPTGRTTGGTTGGTAVIDEAIAGAFSDSDDALLLALATAQPERLDSGYSAVHTAYDGYGDSDDESEEALALAGGAVGAWE, from the coding sequence TTGGACCAAAAACTAGAAGCGGGACGCAGCCGAAGGCTGCGGCACGAGCCGCTGGAAGACCGGCGGATGCTGGCGATCTTGATCGGCGGCGGGCTGGCCGGCGGGGGCGACGACCTTGAGAGCCTAAACGGCGTGGCGCCCCCAAGTGGCCAAACCATCGGCTCGGACGAGTTTGTGACGATCACCAACTTCCGCGTCAACGACGCGGACCCGATCGATACGTTCAGGTACACAGCGCCCGCCACCGGCAAGCTGATCTTCGGGGCGAACACGGGGTCCGCTTTAGCGAACCTCGCCGTGGCGGCCCTCGACAGCGCCGGGAACTCGCTGACGGGTGGCCTGCTGGCGCCCGGGAACACCGTCACCTTTCCCGTCGTTGCCGGTCGCCAGTATTTCTTTCAGGCGATGGACATTCTGCCGGCCAACGGGGAGGGTTCGCAGTACGGACTGACGATCCAAACAGTCGCCGCCCCCGTCCCGGCCAGCGTGACGCTGTCGCCCGCTTCGGACACCGGCGCCTCGAACAGCGACGGCGTCACCTCGCTCACAACGCCGACATTCTTCATTCAAGACGACTTGGCGACGTTCCTGGCGAACTCGGGATCCAACGCCAACGTCGGGCCAATCGACCCGGCCGTCGGCGCCGCCGGCTACGACGTGCAGTTGGTCGCCACCAACTTGGCTACGGGCGTCCAGGCATTGGTCAACGCCGCCCGCGTGCCGGGAAGCGCCGTATGGACCGCGACGACGCCGGCGCTGACGCCGGGGACGTACCTGGTGGCCGCGCAAACGCTGGTAACAGACACGTTCGTTGCTGCCCCCGGTCGTATTACGGCCACTGGACAGCTCTCAACGCCGATCTTCGTAACGATCCTCCCCGTCCCCAACGCCGGCGTCGGCACGATCGACCTGCTGGCCAGCAGCGACACCGGCGTCTTCAACAACGACAACGTCACCTCGACCCCCACGCCGGCCTTCACCGGCGTCGGGCCGGCAAACGATCGGGTGCGGGTCTTTGCCCAGGCCACCAATGCTGCCGGAGCGGCCGTTGGGGCGCCGCTGCTGGTCGCAACCGGCGTCGTGGGGAGCGACAACACAGACGGGACCCCAGGCGACGGTCAGGGGCAGTGGCAGCTCACCACTATCCCCATCGCCAACGGGCTCTGGCTGTTCACCGCCGATTTCGAGGACGCCGCGGGGACGCTCAGCGCGATGACCCCCGTGCCGGGGCTCGGGGTCGAGATCGACACAGTGGCGCCCGGCCTGCCGCTGCTAGACCTAACCGTCGCGTCCGACACTGGCCGCAGCAACACAGACAACATCACCAATGTCACCACGCCCGTCGTGACGCTCACGACGTTCGACCCGCCGATCCCGGCCACCAGCCGGCTGTTTACGGACAACCTGCGCTACCTGGTGTACGACCGCGTCGGGACCGCGGCCGAGGTGCTGCTGTACGACTCTTCGCTCGACCCCGCCGTTGAGCCGACCACGGCGCCCGGCGATATCTTCACGTCGCTCAACTTTGTCACCACCACGCTGCCGGTGCTCGCCGCTGGGGACCACAACCTTAGGCTCGAAGTGGTAGACCGCGCGGGCAACATCAGCCAGTCGTTCCTGCTGCCGACGACCATCGACACCGCGGCGCCGCCGATCAGCTTCGGTCTGGTCAACACGCCCGCACTGCCGACCACGCTCACCGACGGCCTGTTCGACGGCAGCGACACCGGCGTGCCGACCAACGGCGCCAGCTACTCCGACCGCATCACCAGCGACACGACCCCCACCCTCTGGGGTCAGGCCGAGGCGAACGCGATCGTCTCGGTGTGGCTCGACGCGAACGGCGACGGCATCATCCAGACCACGGGCGCCACGCGCGACATCTTCCTCGGTCAAACCACCGCGTTGCCGCTGGACGGCAATCTGGCCAACCCGGTCGGCTATTGGCAGGTCTCCTCGGCGATCGACCTGAACGACCTGACGACGATCAACTCCACCGGCGGCGCGTTCGTCCGCGACGGCGCACGGCCGCTGCTTGTCACCGCGCAAGACGTCGCCGGCAACCCAGTCCCGGCCGGCGCGACGGGCGCCATCGGGGTGCCGGCGTTCGTTGCGGGGACAACCATCGACGCGCTGACGATCTTCCTCGACACGCAGGGGCCGCAGATCACGGCCGTATCGGCCAACATGCTGCCGGCCCTGCAGGGCGGATACGACCTCTTCGACCCAAAGCCGTCGGTCAACGGCCCGACGCCGCTCGTGAATAGCATCACGATCGACTTCGCCGACCTGCCTCCGCGGGTCGACAACGCCGGCACGGCCAACGACTTCCTCTCCCCGGCGCTGGACGCCGCGATCGCCGCAACCATTGGCAACTATACGGTTGTGGGCGACCACGTAGGGCCGGTGGTCATCACAGCGGCCGCCGTAAACCAGGCCATCAAGGTCTCCGGAACGGTCACCGCACCGGCCGGGAACACCACCACGTTCACGGCCGCAGGCTTCGTGGGCGCCGCGGCTGCAAACCGCCCGGCGGTGGGCGATTTCATTGTGTTCAACAACGGCGCCAACACGATCGCGACCCGCCTTATCTCCAACTACAACGTCGCCACAGGCGCCATCACGGTCGATAACCCATACGGCGCGGCCCCGGCGATCGGCGACGGCTTCTCGATCATCACCGCGGCGAGCATGCTCCACGCCGCCTCGATCCGCATCTTCAACCCGCCGGGGCCCCTGTCGGCCGTTCGGACCGCCGCCGGCGCCAACACGACCACCTCTTTTGGCGTCTTCGCGTCCCAGCCTGGGGGCGGTAGCATCCAAGTCCCACAAGTCGGCGACTACGTCCGCTTCAACACCGGAGCGAACGCCGGCCAGATCCGACGTGTGACGAACAACCCGGGTTTCGATGCAACCATGACGGTCGCCACGGCGTTCCCCTTCGTTCCGAACATCGGCGACTCCTTCACGGTCATCGCCGGCAACCTTGCGGCGAACATCAACACGGCCAGCGTAACGCTGACGTTCGCCTCGGCGCTGCCGGACGACCGCTTTACGATCACGGTGAGCGACAACCTCACCGACTCCGGGGGCAATAAGCTAGACGGCGAGTCGAATGCGGCGCAGCCGACCGACAACCCGGTCCTCCCCTCCGGCGACGGCGTACCCGGCGGGGCGTTCGTGGGCCGGTTCACCATCGATAGCCGCCCAGAGATCGGCAGCTACGTCTCGCAGAACATCGCCATCGACATCAACGGCAACGGCGTGTGGGACCCCGCCGCGCCGCTCGGCGGAGACGCCTCGAACGTCGACCTGTCGTTCACGATGGACGCCTACATCAGCGCGACGACGCCGCTGCCCGGCAATCAGAGTCCCCACGAGCTGCTGGTCGCCGGCAAGTTCACGCCGCTGGCCGGCGTGACGCCCGGCACCGGGCTGTTCGACCAGCTCGCCACTTACGGTCAGTACAACGGGCAGTGGCTGTGGTTGATCGACCTCGACAGCGACGGAGCGGTCTACGACGACTACAACCCCGTCACGCTGACGAGCACGGCCGCCAACGTCGATCCGGACGGCGCCGACGACCTGATCGTCAATCAAGGACTCTTCCCTGGATTCTCCGCCACGGCCCGCGCGGGGGCCCTGCCGGTAGCGGGGAACTTCGACGGCAACCTCGCCAACGGCGACGAGATCGGCCTGTACTATCAGGGCGCGTGGTTCGTGGACACCACGCACAACTACGTGCTCGACACGGTCTTTAGCACCGGGCTCTTGGGGGCGCCGATCGTCGGCGACTTCGACGGCGACGGGCTCGACGACCTCGCCGTGTTCAACAGCAACGTCTTCTCGTTTAACTTCCGCAACGACGGCTTCGCCGACGCCACCGACGCCACGCTCATCTGGGGCCTGCCCGGAGTGCTCGACCAGCCGGTCGCCGCGGACATGAACGGCGACGGCGTCGATGACATCGGTCTGTGGGTCCCGCGCAACTCGGCCGCCACGGCGCCGCGCGTGACCGAGTGGTACTTCTTGGTGTCGACCACGGGCGCCCCCGGCGCCGGCAGCCTCGCGGCGCTCAACCACCCGTTCTCGCCGCCGCCGTTCGGGACCGACCTCTACTACGAGTTCGGCGACGACAGGGCGCTGCCGATCGTCGGCAACTTCGACCCGCCGATCGCCGCGGGCGCCGTGCAGCAGCAGTTCGCCGAGATGCCGGGCGACTACGACGGCAGCGGCTTGGTCGATGAAGCGGACCGGCTGATGTGGCGCCAGTACTTCGGCACCACCAACCCGCAAGCCGATGGCAACGGCGACGGCGTTGTCGACCTGTCCGACTACACCGTGTGGCGCGACCACTTGGGGATGTCGGCCCCGCTGCTGGCGGGCCCCGCCTCGGCGGTTTCCGCGGCGTTTGAGGTCCCAGGCATGGTCGCGGACCTCGCGGCCGGCCCGGGCGTTGCGGGATCGGGCGTTGCGGCGCCAAGCCTGGCAGAAGCCAGCACGCCGACGCCCCTGTTCTGGGTGACCCCGACAGGCAGGACGACGGGCGGGACGACGGGCGGGACCGCGGTGATCGACGAGGCCATCGCCGGCGCCTTCAGCGACTCCGACGACGCCCTGCTGTTGGCCCTCGCCACGGCCCAGCCAGAGCGGCTGGACAGCGGTTACTCGGCTGTCCACACGGCTTACGACGGGTACGGCGACTCCGACGACGAGTCGGAGGAAGCCCTGGCGCTGGCCGGGGGCGCCGTCGGCGCCTGGGAGTAA
- a CDS encoding MFS transporter, translating into MNVQVRLSIMMFLQFFIWGAWYVSMTGFIGAAGMDGVTGAAYTVGPIAAIIAPFFLGMVADRFFASQRVLGALHLVGGGLLLAAPMAAAPFVLGEAPADSSIFYKVMLHDAAAYRQPFTLLLLAHMLCYMPTLGLTASLSFQNLENPEKQFPAIRVLGTIGWIAGNLAVGLLPGADASPAQFYLAGGAALLLGLFSFTLPHTPPPAKGKPTTIGQILGSDSLGMMKNPSYAVFIICSFLICIPLAGYYQQARNFVDAVGLKINGSATTTMSFGQMSEVVFMVLMPLFFARLGVKWMLLAGMGAWVLRYALFALGADDHILWMVFLGVLLHGICYDFFFVTGMIYADQRAPSDVRNQAQSFLVFVTQGLGLGIGAKVFFAHVLMNTEDGVADWYTIWLYPCLFAAAVMVVFFLFFWDKAGATPRTDRLDAAEAASRVEAAQ; encoded by the coding sequence ATGAACGTTCAGGTCCGGCTGTCGATCATGATGTTCCTCCAGTTCTTTATCTGGGGGGCCTGGTACGTATCGATGACCGGATTCATCGGCGCCGCGGGGATGGACGGGGTGACGGGCGCCGCGTACACGGTCGGTCCGATCGCGGCGATCATCGCGCCGTTCTTCTTGGGCATGGTGGCCGACCGGTTCTTCGCCAGCCAACGCGTGTTGGGGGCGCTGCATCTGGTGGGCGGGGGTCTGCTGCTGGCGGCGCCGATGGCAGCGGCGCCGTTTGTCTTGGGCGAGGCGCCGGCCGACTCCAGCATCTTCTACAAGGTGATGCTGCACGACGCCGCGGCGTACCGGCAGCCGTTCACGCTGCTGCTGCTGGCCCACATGCTCTGCTACATGCCCACGCTGGGGCTGACCGCTTCGTTGTCATTCCAGAACCTAGAGAACCCAGAGAAGCAGTTCCCCGCCATCCGTGTGCTGGGGACGATCGGCTGGATCGCCGGCAACCTGGCCGTTGGTTTGCTGCCAGGCGCGGACGCTTCCCCTGCCCAGTTCTACCTGGCCGGGGGCGCGGCGTTGCTGTTGGGGTTGTTCAGCTTTACCCTCCCCCACACGCCGCCGCCGGCCAAAGGCAAGCCGACCACCATCGGCCAGATCCTGGGTTCCGATTCGCTCGGGATGATGAAGAACCCTTCCTACGCTGTGTTTATCATCTGCTCGTTCCTCATCTGCATACCGCTGGCGGGCTACTACCAGCAGGCCCGCAACTTTGTCGACGCGGTTGGCCTGAAGATCAACGGCAGCGCCACCACCACCATGAGCTTCGGGCAGATGTCTGAGGTGGTGTTCATGGTGCTGATGCCGCTGTTCTTCGCACGGCTCGGGGTGAAGTGGATGCTGCTGGCGGGCATGGGGGCCTGGGTGCTGCGTTACGCCCTGTTCGCGCTGGGCGCCGACGACCACATCCTTTGGATGGTGTTCCTGGGAGTCTTGCTGCACGGCATCTGCTACGACTTCTTCTTCGTGACCGGGATGATCTACGCAGACCAACGCGCGCCTTCCGACGTGCGGAATCAGGCGCAAAGCTTTCTTGTGTTCGTCACTCAGGGCTTGGGGCTGGGGATCGGCGCCAAGGTGTTCTTTGCCCACGTGCTGATGAACACCGAAGATGGGGTTGCGGATTGGTACACGATCTGGCTCTACCCCTGTCTTTTCGCGGCCGCGGTGATGGTGGTGTTTTTCCTGTTCTTCTGGGACAAGGCCGGAGCGACGCCCCGGACGGACCGGTTGGACGCGGCCGAGGCCGCTAGCCGAGTGGAGGCAGCCCAATGA
- a CDS encoding Lpg1974 family pore-forming outer membrane protein, with the protein MSISLAGAGARRLLLSGLLAALAVPASAGDIAQAFEFGGAPQIRQTAGGYAVRDEQCLDPNVQMAQCQSCPMNYDQGMSYDQGMGCESYMDCGEGVCCGDPCCMPCCPPPAKRSFVFGEFLMLRPTDGDVAHAQQQDGLGGAGTVPFGTIGTADIEYAPGFRVGGGVCVGPCSAITASYTWFESNDSSALTVPNIAGGGGAVGSLVQHPGAALTASTGPVTANYGVDFQLADVMFRDVLLSKSWCELNYSVGAQYGNIEQDFMQNGAFGGGGAGAKETRTNIEFHGGGIKAGLDGERFLARGLRVYGKLNGSLMSGRFNTSYRLQNTSTTADLAMADWKDNRAISLVECELGVAKVCCDDRIRVSAGYLFQQWGNLVTTSDFIQGVRNDNYTDLSDSLRLDGFTVRAEARW; encoded by the coding sequence ATGTCTATTTCGCTTGCTGGCGCCGGTGCGCGCCGACTTCTGCTTTCTGGCTTGCTGGCCGCTCTGGCCGTACCCGCGTCTGCCGGCGACATCGCCCAGGCTTTTGAGTTCGGCGGCGCGCCTCAGATCCGCCAAACCGCGGGCGGGTACGCCGTTCGGGACGAGCAGTGCCTCGACCCCAACGTGCAGATGGCCCAGTGCCAGTCGTGCCCGATGAACTACGACCAAGGGATGAGCTACGACCAGGGGATGGGCTGCGAGTCGTACATGGACTGCGGAGAAGGGGTCTGCTGCGGCGACCCGTGCTGCATGCCCTGCTGCCCGCCCCCCGCGAAGCGGAGCTTCGTGTTCGGCGAGTTCCTCATGCTCCGCCCCACCGACGGCGATGTCGCACACGCCCAGCAGCAGGACGGCCTCGGCGGCGCAGGCACCGTCCCGTTTGGCACGATCGGCACCGCCGACATTGAGTACGCCCCCGGCTTCCGGGTCGGCGGCGGGGTTTGTGTCGGCCCCTGCTCGGCCATCACCGCTTCCTACACTTGGTTCGAGTCGAACGACTCCAGCGCCCTGACCGTGCCGAACATCGCGGGTGGCGGCGGCGCTGTCGGCTCGCTGGTTCAGCACCCGGGCGCCGCGCTGACCGCCTCGACCGGGCCGGTGACCGCCAACTACGGCGTCGATTTCCAGCTCGCCGACGTGATGTTCCGCGACGTGCTGCTGAGCAAGAGCTGGTGCGAGCTGAACTACTCGGTCGGCGCCCAGTACGGCAACATCGAGCAGGATTTCATGCAGAACGGCGCCTTCGGCGGCGGCGGCGCCGGGGCCAAGGAAACCCGCACCAACATCGAGTTCCACGGCGGCGGCATCAAGGCCGGCCTCGATGGGGAGCGTTTCCTTGCCCGTGGCCTGCGGGTGTACGGCAAGCTGAACGGCTCGCTGATGAGCGGCCGGTTCAACACATCCTACCGCCTGCAGAACACGTCGACGACCGCTGACCTGGCGATGGCCGACTGGAAAGACAACCGCGCCATCTCACTGGTGGAGTGCGAGCTGGGCGTCGCCAAGGTGTGCTGCGACGACCGGATCCGCGTGTCTGCGGGCTACTTGTTCCAGCAGTGGGGCAACTTGGTCACCACCAGCGACTTCATCCAAGGCGTCCGGAACGACAACTACACCGACCTGAGCGATTCGCTGCGGCTGGATGGCTTCACCGTGCGGGCCGAGGCCCGCTGGTAA
- a CDS encoding Gfo/Idh/MocA family protein produces MIRIGIAGLGFMGMVHYETYQKLRGAKVVALTDNCPEKRAGDWRSIKGNFGPPGRQMDLSHLRVHESIDDLLADPEVDLVDVTLPPAMHADVAIRALRAGKHVFSEKPLALALGDCDRMVKAADAAGRRLLVGHVLPYFPEYAWALKTARGGKYGRVLGASFKRVISDPHWMRGYWDAAVVGGPMLDLHVHDAHFVRCLLGMPTRVTTRGSTRNGLAEHWHSLMEFADPGVTVHAESGVIDQPGRPFLHGFEIRLERATLAFEFATLGDESRYLCPPTLLDAKGGAKTVDLGAGDPMDAFAAELRDVVGAVSGKRLDGAAALDCAAARDAIALCQRQAESLAKGKTVRV; encoded by the coding sequence ATGATCCGCATCGGAATCGCAGGCCTCGGCTTCATGGGGATGGTCCACTACGAGACCTACCAGAAGCTGCGCGGCGCCAAGGTAGTGGCGCTGACCGACAACTGCCCCGAGAAACGCGCGGGCGACTGGCGGAGCATCAAGGGAAACTTCGGCCCCCCGGGCCGGCAGATGGACCTGTCGCACCTGCGGGTGCACGAGTCGATCGACGACCTCCTGGCCGATCCCGAGGTCGACCTGGTAGACGTCACGCTGCCGCCGGCGATGCACGCGGATGTCGCCATCCGCGCCCTGCGGGCGGGCAAGCACGTCTTCAGCGAGAAGCCGTTGGCGCTCGCGCTGGGGGACTGCGACCGGATGGTTAAGGCGGCCGACGCGGCCGGTCGCCGGCTGCTGGTGGGGCACGTGCTGCCCTACTTTCCGGAGTACGCCTGGGCGCTCAAGACGGCCCGCGGCGGCAAGTACGGGCGGGTGCTGGGGGCGAGCTTCAAACGCGTGATCTCCGACCCCCACTGGATGCGGGGCTACTGGGACGCCGCCGTGGTGGGCGGACCGATGCTCGACCTGCACGTGCACGACGCCCACTTCGTCCGCTGCCTGCTGGGGATGCCGACCCGCGTCACCACCCGCGGCAGCACACGCAACGGCCTGGCCGAGCACTGGCACTCGCTGATGGAGTTCGCCGATCCCGGCGTCACGGTGCACGCCGAGAGCGGCGTGATCGACCAGCCGGGCCGGCCCTTCTTGCACGGGTTTGAGATCCGGCTGGAACGCGCGACGCTGGCGTTCGAGTTCGCCACGCTGGGTGACGAGTCGCGCTACCTCTGCCCGCCGACGTTGCTGGACGCCAAGGGCGGGGCCAAGACGGTCGACCTGGGCGCCGGCGACCCGATGGACGCCTTCGCCGCGGAGCTGCGCGACGTGGTGGGGGCGGTGAGCGGCAAGCGGCTTGACGGCGCCGCGGCGCTGGACTGCGCCGCCGCACGCGACGCGATCGCGCTGTGCCAGCGTCAGGCGGAGAGCCTGGCCAAGGGGAAGACGGTCCGCGTCTGA
- the tig gene encoding trigger factor — translation MAKQDDALTAELEDGVEGEEETQPLELQVQVESPSACERHISVSVSRGDIDRYLDDAIGEMMPMATVPGFRAGRAPRKLVEQRFKSELGEQVKGKLLMDSLTQISEEQKFAAISDPDFDLEAVELPDEGPMTFEFDVEVRPEFELPEWRGLKLNRPVREFSEADIDEHLEGKISRYGQLVPSDDPAAEGDYVTVNTVARVDGEVVARDEERMVRVRPVLSFSDGRIEDFAKSMVGAKAGDKKTFSVKLTHDAPNAELRGKEVEVEFDVLEVKKLKLPELDEEFLGELGGYKTEEEFREALKLNLSRQLEYEQGRIARRQITALLVESADWELPPGLLKRQSSRELERAVMELRRAGFSEAAIRARENELRQNSGASTAAALKEHFILERIAEDQNLDVDEGDYDAEIMLMSMQSGESPRRVRAQLEKRGLMDILRNQVIERKVLELVQSQAKFKDEPYELPKNEVEAIPVAAGGRGAEAIPEAHEDQGPEEPGKPRYEKG, via the coding sequence ATGGCGAAACAGGACGACGCGTTGACCGCCGAGTTGGAAGACGGCGTTGAGGGCGAAGAAGAAACCCAGCCGCTAGAGCTGCAGGTTCAGGTCGAGAGCCCGTCCGCCTGCGAACGGCACATCTCCGTCTCGGTGTCGCGGGGCGACATCGATCGCTACCTCGACGACGCCATCGGCGAGATGATGCCCATGGCCACGGTGCCGGGCTTCCGCGCCGGCCGCGCGCCCCGCAAGCTGGTGGAGCAGCGTTTCAAGAGCGAGCTGGGAGAGCAGGTGAAGGGGAAGCTGTTGATGGACAGCCTGACCCAGATCAGCGAAGAGCAGAAGTTCGCCGCGATCAGCGACCCGGACTTCGACCTCGAAGCGGTCGAGCTCCCCGACGAGGGGCCGATGACGTTCGAGTTCGACGTCGAGGTCCGCCCCGAGTTCGAGCTCCCCGAGTGGCGCGGCCTGAAGCTCAACCGCCCCGTGCGTGAGTTCAGCGAGGCCGACATCGACGAGCACCTGGAAGGGAAGATCTCGCGCTACGGGCAGTTGGTCCCCAGCGACGACCCCGCGGCCGAGGGGGACTACGTGACGGTGAACACCGTCGCCCGCGTCGACGGCGAAGTGGTGGCCCGCGACGAGGAGCGGATGGTCCGCGTCCGCCCGGTGCTGAGCTTCTCCGACGGCCGGATCGAGGACTTCGCCAAGTCGATGGTCGGCGCCAAGGCGGGCGACAAGAAGACCTTCTCGGTGAAGCTGACGCACGACGCCCCCAACGCGGAGCTCCGCGGCAAGGAGGTCGAGGTCGAGTTCGATGTGCTTGAGGTCAAGAAGCTGAAGCTCCCTGAGCTGGACGAAGAGTTCCTCGGCGAGCTGGGGGGCTACAAGACCGAAGAAGAGTTCCGCGAGGCGTTGAAGCTGAACCTCAGCCGCCAGTTGGAGTACGAGCAGGGCCGGATCGCCCGCCGGCAGATCACGGCGCTACTGGTTGAGTCGGCCGACTGGGAGCTGCCGCCGGGGCTGCTGAAGCGGCAGAGCTCGCGTGAGCTAGAGCGGGCCGTGATGGAGCTCCGCCGCGCCGGGTTCAGCGAGGCGGCCATCCGGGCGCGCGAGAACGAATTGCGTCAGAACAGCGGCGCCTCGACCGCCGCCGCGCTCAAGGAGCACTTCATCCTCGAGAGGATCGCCGAGGACCAGAACCTCGACGTCGACGAGGGAGACTACGACGCTGAAATCATGCTGATGAGCATGCAGTCGGGCGAGTCGCCCCGCCGAGTGCGGGCCCAACTCGAGAAGCGTGGGCTTATGGACATCCTCCGCAACCAGGTGATCGAGCGCAAGGTGCTCGAACTGGTGCAGAGCCAGGCCAAGTTCAAGGACGAGCCGTACGAGCTGCCCAAGAACGAGGTAGAAGCGATCCCGGTTGCCGCCGGCGGCCGCGGCGCCGAGGCGATCCCCGAGGCCCACGAGGACCAGGGCCCCGAGGAGCCGGGCAAGCCGAGGTACGAGAAGGGTTAG
- a CDS encoding ClpP family protease: MSLEEYSGASAPRAARDYQRQRQMTLGDLLLENRVIFLQGEIYDGNANELVMKLLYLQSENRRKDVHFYINSPGGSVTSTLAIYDTMQMVTCPVATYCVGLAASGGAVLLAGGEKGKRFALPHSKVMIHQPHGGVGGQISDIEIQANEIIKTRETLNQILAGHTGKTVEDILKACDRDYYLTASESKEFGLVDDILTKPPGTSAEDEE, from the coding sequence ATGAGCTTAGAAGAATACTCGGGCGCCTCCGCCCCTCGGGCGGCGCGTGACTACCAGCGTCAGCGGCAGATGACCCTTGGGGACCTGCTGCTGGAGAACCGCGTGATCTTCCTGCAGGGGGAGATCTACGACGGCAACGCCAACGAGTTGGTGATGAAGCTCCTCTACCTGCAGAGCGAGAACCGCCGCAAGGACGTCCACTTCTACATCAACTCGCCCGGCGGGAGCGTGACCTCCACGCTGGCGATCTACGACACGATGCAGATGGTCACCTGCCCGGTCGCCACGTACTGCGTAGGCCTGGCCGCCAGCGGCGGCGCCGTGCTGCTGGCCGGCGGCGAGAAGGGCAAGCGGTTCGCGCTGCCCCACTCCAAGGTCATGATCCACCAGCCGCACGGCGGCGTCGGCGGGCAGATCTCGGACATCGAGATCCAGGCCAACGAGATCATCAAGACCCGCGAGACGCTCAATCAGATCCTTGCCGGCCACACCGGCAAGACCGTCGAAGACATCCTCAAGGCCTGCGACCGCGACTACTACCTCACCGCGAGCGAGTCGAAAGAGTTTGGCCTGGTCGACGACATCCTCACCAAGCCCCCGGGCACGAGCGCCGAAGACGAGGAGTGA